The Kiritimatiellia bacterium genomic interval AGACCGTCGAAGGCATCTGCGAGGGCGTGATCACATCCGAACCGCGCGGCGAGCACGGCTTTGGATACGACCCGATTTTCGTCCCTGATGGCTTCGCGCAGACATTTGCGGAGCTGCCGGCGGAGGTGAAGAACCAAATTTCGCATCGGGCGCGCGCTCTGCAGGCTGCCCTCGCTGTCTGGGGGCCGGTGTTGCGTACCGCCGCGCGCGCCGCGGCCCGCTAAGCCCGGATGGGACCGACGCCTCAGCTGCGGACAATCCGCGCCGCTGCCCCCCCGCGAATGTCCGGCACCGGCACACAGGTCGGCGTTGTGCCGTCCGTCGTGTCGACGCTTTCCCCAAGCGGCTTGCCGTCCTCGACCGAGATCCACCGCGTCCGCCACCGTCCCGGCGGCAGCCGCAGCCATAGCTCGGTGGGCCCGCGCCCTTCAACATAGATCGCGTATTGCAATCCGGGCACGGAAAGCGACCACGTCGCCACGCCCGGCGCCGCCTCCACCACGAGGCAGTCCGGCTCCAACCTCGTCAGATCAAACTGGTGGAGAAACCGTGAGAGGATCGCGAGCTGCCGGCGGATGGTCGGCCCGCCGCCGCCCGGCGCCTCGTTGCCGATGTCGCTGCCGTCCTCGTGGCCGACGGTGAAGGAGTAGTCCAGGTGGTTGAACAGCGCGCCGCCGCTCATCACAAACCGCCACGCCTGGCGCCGGTACGGTGTGTCCTCGCGGCCCATGAAGCCGGTCTCGTCGCAGCCGATCGCCCCCTTCCAGCCGCGGTTCCAGCCGACCGCCTCCGGCAACGCGTAGTGAAAGTTCAGCAGCTCCGCCTCCGGCACAAGGTCATCCGGATGCACCGCGAGCACAAAGTTCGCGATGTTCTGCGCGATCAGGTGCCGCTTCGGCAGACGTCGCTCCTCGTCGCGAATCACCGCCGCGATCGCTCGCTGCCAGGCGACCGACTCGGCGGTCGGGATTTGCACCGCGTTCGGCCAACCACGGCGTTCGGTCCACCACGGGTGAATCACCTCGCCGGGGCGGCTGTTGTCCGCCCATGGCTCGTTCTGAATCTCGTAAAACAGGTTGTCGAACTCGTTCAATCCGCGCACGAGGTGGCGAACCAGTGCCTCTTGATAGCGGAACGCCGGGTTTGACGCCCGCGCAGTTGCAAGGTCCGCGGACACCGGCAGCAGATGGAGCCGGCGGTAATCGTGCACGGGCAGGCGCTGGATGTTGTTCGACGGGTTGAACGGGTGGATCGCCCACTGCGCTGGCCCATAGGTCGCACAGAAGAGCGTCAGCTCCACCACAATTCCGCGGCGATCCGCCTCCGCGATGAAATCGCGCAACCGGCGAAGGTGCGCGTCCGAAAAGCGATCGAGGTCAAAACGCGTGCCGCCATCCCCGGCGCCGGGTTCGTCGCTGCGGACCCACGGCGCAAGGAACCGACCTGGTGCCGGCGCGAGCGTATTGCGCTGGATGTTGAACGCATTGGTCGGCTCGACATAGGCGCCGGAAAATACGCGCGTGTAGTTCAATCCCTCGCGCTCCAGCGTCTCGAGATAGCGCCGGATGTCGAAGTCGAGGTTCAGCACCGCCCCGTAGTGCTCGGCGCTCGTGATCAGCGCGAGCGCACGGCCGCGCCACTCAAACCACCGCGGATTCTCTGGATGGAGTCGAATCGGCTGCGCGGACGCGATGATCGCGCCCGCGACAACCGCGGATGCAGCCAATCGGCCAGGATTACGTTGCATCGCTCACCTCTGTGGTCAGCCCCATGATGACCACATCCGAGACCACGGTCCACTTCGCAACGCGACGGGGGGAAGTCCGCATGAATCCGGCCCCACCGCGGTGGCTCGTTCACTCAACAGGCCCCGGATGCGCGGCGCGCCGGAGCCGATCGTTGATCGCCAGCCCGAGACCGCTGTCCGGCACAAGCTCGGCGGCAATACCATCCAGGTTCGCCTCGTCGAGCCGCCGGATCGCCGCAAACAGGTTGGCCGCCGCCTCGCGTAGGTCGCCAACCCGCGAGAGCACTTCGACGCGTTCCCACCCTCCTACCTCCGGCAACCGTTGAAACACGAGCAGACCCCAGCGGCCCGACCCGGGTCTGGCCGTCGCACCTGCCGGCACCAGCCGCAGGGGGGTCCTGGGAGCGTAATGGCGCGGGAGGCGACCCGGCGACTCGGGCCGGTCCGGACTTACCTCGCGGGGTCGGTCCAGCGGCCCCACCACCGCCTCGATCTCTTCGGCCGGCACGCCACCCGGCCGCAGCAGCGCGGGACGGGCCGCCACAAGGCTGACAATAGTCGACTCGATACCGACGGTGCACGGCCCGGCATCCAGCACAAAGTCCACCTCCGAGCCGAGCGTTTCGCGCACGTGTTCGGCGGCGGTGGGACTGGTCCGGCCGAACGGGTTGGCGCTCGGCGCTGCGATCGGTTCGCCCAGCGCGCGCAGCAGCTCCGCCGCGACCGGATGCCGGGGGCATCGCAGCGCCACAGTGGGTAGGCCAGCGGTGACGATGTCTGGCACATCCGGCCGTTTCGGAACCACCACAGTGAGCGGGCCCGGCCAGAATGCCCGGGTCAGACGATGCGCGCTTTCAGGCCACTCCGCCGCGAGGGCCATCGCGCCCGATTCGTCTCCGACGTGCACGATGAGCGGGTCAAAGGTGGGTCGACGTTTCACCTCAAACACGCGCGCGACCGCTCGCGCATCGGCCGCGCGGGCGCCCAGGCCATAGACCGTCTCGGTGGGGAATGCCCCGATGCCGCCGGCCCGCAGCGTGTCCGCCGCGGTACGCACCACCGCACGCCAGTCCCCCATGCGGCGTTCTGCCTCCGCGACCGCCAGAGCCCAGTCGGCCGCCTCCCGGAGTGCCGGCAGCACAACCGCCCCGCGCGGTAGCTCGTCCAGGTGGCGCTCGCCATGCCCGGTGCGAACGTACAGCCCGCACCCGCCGGCGCGCGCAGCAGTTTCGACATCGTGTGGATGGTCACCGATGACGAAGGATCGCGAGAGGTCCAGATTGAACTCGCGGGCGGCCTCAAACAGATGATGCGGGCTCGGCTTCCGGCACGGGCAGTTGTCTGTCGTCTCATGCGGGCAGACGTAAATCCGGCGCAGTGGGATTCCTTCCGCAGCCATGCGCTCGTGGATCGCTTGATGCACGCGTTCGACCTCCGCGAGCGTCAGTTCACCGCGAGCCACCCACACTTGATGCGTGACGATGAATAGCTCATACCGGGCGGCGAGCCGTCGCAGCGAATCGAACGCATCGGGCAGCCAGCGGAGGTCCGACGGCGATCGGATCGGCCCGATATCCTCAACGAGAGTACCGTCGCGGTCGAGGAACACCGCGGCACGGCGGTGGCCAGAGCCGAAAGGGTTGGAGGGCATGTGCGGCAGGATATCCCGCACGATCAGGGCGGCAAGTCGACCCGATTGCGCGCGGGTGGCCCAGGCGCTAGCTTCGCCGTGTCGGCGCGGCGGAACACGGACGGTGGGCTGGCGCCGTGGTCCGACCGGGAGACTGGCCCATGGGCGTGGTGCGATTCACCGTTTCACTAGAGCGGGAACTGGTCGAAAGGTTCGACCGGAAAATCCGACTGGAGCAATATCCGACACGCTCCAAAGCGGTGGGGGATCTGATCCGGGCCAGCTTGGTCCGGACGGAGTGGAGCGAAAACGAGGAGGTGGCGGGCGCGATCGTTCTGGTCTACGACCATCATCGGCGCGACCTGGTGCGGCGCCTAATCGAGATTCAGCACGACTACGACGATGCGATCATCTCGGCGCAGCATGTGCATTTGGACGACGCAAACTGCCTTGAAATCATCGCCGTTCGCGGCCGCGCGGCACGCATTCAGATGGTGTTCCGGAAGCTTAAGACGGTCAAAGGGATGAAGCACATCTCCCTCGCCGCCGGCACCACCGGCGCCCACCTCCCCTGACCCCCGCCTGGCCGACACCGTGTAGCATTTGGTGCTCAGCCGATCATCCGGCTGCCGTCTGCTGTTTCTCGTCCAGCTCAATGATGTCATGCGACTGGCGCCTGACGCCGATACCATACGCGGCGAGCAATGCCACCAGTTGCACGCCGTTCATCAGCGCGACCGGCACAGCGTTCGGGCGCTCCGTCTCGGCTCGGGCGACGGAGGTGAAGTCGCTGGTCGTGTTGATGAGACCCTGTTCGTGAGTGCCCAGGCTGCCACGCGCCTGCTGGACGGTCTGCGACTGTACTCGGTTCTTCGGCTGCCAGCGCGTGACCTGAACGGCCATCCGCGTGCGGATGACATCGCCGACCACCAGCGCGCCGCGCACATCAATGCCGCCATCCCTGCTGCGCTATGTGATCTCGATCTCTTCGAAGCCGATTTCCGCCAGCATGCGGCCGATCAACTCTTCGAACTCGGTCGGGTCCATCGCCGGCAAGGGCCGGTGCAGGGCTTCACGGACTCGTTCGTTGTGCTGCTCGATCTCGAAAGCCAGGCCCTTACCCATCCAGCGGTAGAGCCCGACATAGCCCCGTCCGTACTGGACGAAGCGCGGCTGTTTTCCGCACTTCTGGTGCCGGCAAATTCCGCGAGTATCTGGGCGGACATCGTCCCCTCCGGTGTCCTGCCTTCGGTGAAGATCCAGCCAAGCTCGATGGTCGTCCGGGCAATCGGCCGATAACGCATGGGCTTCTTGTTGCCAAACTGCTGCAGGACCTTCTCGGCCACATCTCTGAAAGAGCACGGTCCGGCAGGCGCCACGGCGAACGTTTCCTCCCTGGTCGCATTTCTCTTTGCGCTTCGTGAACGCCTGGGCCTTGATGTCATGTAGAGCCGCGCGGCCACCGTCACCGCCGGAGTCTTAGCTTTCGTCTTCCAGAGGCCCAGCGGACAGGATGCGCTTGGTGATCTCTTCGGCCGTCAGTGGCTGCTGTACCTCTCGCAAAACCTGACAGACTGCTTCGGTCACCTTCACGGAGTGCTTGTTACAGTGCCCCTTTGAACGCCCGGTCAAGGATGGCGGGAACGCGTCCAGTTCGGCGACAGTCTGGGCCTGCAACCGCTTCAGCCGGTCCACTTCAGCCTGCAACAGGTTCAGAATTTGCACCACGACCCGACGCTGCTCTTCCAATGGCAGCAACGGCTGTTTGACACCGGCAAGGTCGCGCCTGTTGAACCCAGCTTGTGCCGATCGGTCGGTTTTGCGATCCCGTTTCGTGGCGAATTTCGGACAAAAGTCTTCTGATCATCGTTTGAGAAGTCATGGACTTGGAGAAAACGTACCGAACCCGGTTTCGGCTCAAAACGATATTCACGTTTCGGCGGCTGGCTTCCACCAACGAAACGGCACGGGTCGGTAACCTCAAACTATCGGGTCGCCGACCTCGAGCTCGTCAAACAAGTGAGCAGCCATTGATGGGATGAGCGCCTTGGTTTTCTGGGGGCCTTGGTGGCAGAGAGCACGGACGTGCGCGATTTGGGCGGCCAGGGCCTCAATCCGCGCGCCACCAGCCGCCGCTGCTCCGCCAACGGCGGCAGAGGAATTCCCGAGGCAAGGAAACGATCCTCTTGCAGCCGGACGCGATTGGTCGTGCCTTCGTTGGCTCGCCTGCACAACTCTACGAAACCAGCGGTGCGGCGCAGCCAACCGAGAAAAAGCAGGTACCAGTCGGGCGATGTTGATGTCGAATAGCGGGGAATCATTCTTGATCAGCGCTCCATACAAGGGCGCAAACACAAGCCCTATCGCGCCGTTTCGGGCGTCAATGCGGGATAAAAATGAACTGGCCGGCGCGCTACGAACCTGGATCCGGTCACGGATGCGCCGGAGACCTGCCTCCGCCCAACCACGCCGTTGCTCCACAGGTTGACCGTGATTTCCAGGTGTTCGGCCGCCGGGCCTGGGGTGATCGTGACTTCTGATCGCCACAACACCTCGCTCAGACGCACGTTGGGCCAGGGCGATCTGGCACGCCACACGAGATGCGCATCATCGGATTTCATCGTCGACCGCCAATGGACGCCGAGGCCGGCGCCTTCCCAGAGAAACCTCCCCGAGGCCCACGTTGGGACCTGAGGCTTGGACAGGACGGAGGTTCATGTTGGGTAGCCGCGGGCTTGGCGCATCCCAATCCTGTTCATCCTCTAAATCCTGTCCGTTCTCCAGCGTCCTTTCGAGATCGGTTCGCGGCAGCAGCCAAACCGCGAACGGATGGAGGAATCAACCTTTTCGTCCTTAGGCACTTAACCATATTATCGTCTTCGGATTGGGGCGGCTTTTTTCCGGGGGCAGATCCAAGCTCTGCTTTGGTTGTCCATTCCAACCGGATTGTTCGATCGAATTGTGGTACGAATTGCATCGGATGGCGTTGTTCCGGGACGCTTCGCGATGGAGCAAGACGCTGCGCATTGGAGGGAGGCAACTCATCACGGCGAATTGCAGTTTTGATCGGCGACAAACCAGCGCCCTCCTCTGAAACAAAAGGGCGCTTGTCCATTCCGGCCAGCGCGTATTCGAAAAGGGGCGGGATTCTTTCCAGTGCACAAAAGAATGCCAACGGGCAGCTGGTCATCGTCGCTCATCAAGTTAAGAGGGGCTGGGGTTTGGTGTAGTCTTTCCGACCCTCGCACAGCGGGTGTTCGTAATATTAGACCGCGCGCGTCGGCCCGGAAGGGTCAAACAACAGGACGTTGGTGGGAATGCTGCTGTAGGTGGGCGAACACGCGGTTGGGCAGGTGCACGAGGGTGTGGAGGTTAAAGTCCTTGAGCGGCTCTTCCTTGATGCGGGCGCAGACGCCGTCGCCAAAGAGCGCCCCCTTGGGCACGACCACAGCAGCGCGGCTGGGGCGCGGCGGATCTCATCACCGTGCTCCTGGTCCGCGCAAACGAAGATGGCTTTGGCGTAAGAGTCGGGCTGTTGGAAGAAACTTTCGATTCTCTGGGCGATGGCTTCGGTGCGGGCGCGGAGGGCGACGATTTTTTCGAAGTCGGGCGTCTGGGATTCCCCGTCTGGAATCGGGCGGCCGTAGCGGTCAAGTTCACCTTTCGACGGCCGCCATCCGGTGGCATTCACGTCGGTGCCGATGCGGTGCACCCGATAAGGCGCGAAGAAGCCGTCTTCGATGCCCTGTGGCAGGCTGTAGGTGTTAGCCGGCGCGCCGAAATATTGGGAGCTTTCGCGGTTGTTCTCGCGCAGCGGCATGGCGGTCATGCCGAGTTGAAAGGCCGGGCTGAACCAGGTGAGGATTCCGTGCCCATTGCTGTCGTCGCGGAATACCGTGAGGGCACTCGTCCGCAATGACGAGGTCGAAGAACTCCGGGCTCCATTCACGGTAAAGGCCGGGGCGGCGTTCGTCCTTGGCGATGGCTTGGCAAATGGCGAAATACATCTCCCGGCGTTAGGCGGCCTCGGCTTCGATTCTCCATGCGGCGTCGCCACACAGGGCGAACTTTTGGGCCTTGGGGTTGTCCACGAGGATGGAGCGGTCAGAAAGGAACAGGATGCGCGGGCGGCGGGCCTCTCCAGTGGGATTCCAGCATGTGCTCCAGAGTTTCCAGCAGATTTGGAAGGCCACATCGGTTTTGTCCGTGCCGGTGGCATGTTGATCAGCAGCCGGCGCCGGCCGCTCGGAATGGCGAGAATGACGCGGTTGATGGCGATCTGCTGGTAGGAGCGGAGCGGCTTGGGGAGACGGGAAGCGGCAGCGCGAGGAAGCGTTGCCACTAGGTTCAGGCCGAGGCAGGCGTGCAGGCGTTGCCCAAGGTGGTCCGGCGAAGGGAAGGATGGAGGTGGGTTTCCTTGTCGGCGAGGAAGTCAAACTCGACGATACCGCGGCCATTGGTGGAACAGAGGAGGTGGCCATCGGTGAGAGTTCTCGGCTCGCAAATCTGGTCGTCCGTCCAGCCACCTCCTCGGAACGATGGTCTCCGGAGACGATACGCCGATCCCCTTATCCGATTCTCGCCCGCCAGACATGTGCCGGCGAGATCTCCGAGTGGTTACAAGACACTCTGATCACCGGTCGCCAGCTGGCCCGGTGGGTGGACGACGGCACGGACTGAACTGGGTGATATGCTGGACGGCACGACGGACAAGCGCGTGACCCGCACTGATTGAAATGTTCAGTTTCACGGTTGTCCCTGAGTTCAGATCTGTTCGAGGCGAGGACTTCCTCAGGAAAGTCGAGACCCACGGATGCCGCTCTTTTGCCCGCGGAGCAGGTTCTCGAACGCCCGTGCTTCTCTCAGCGGACCCAACGAACGGCACCCCACCACGTTACCAGCGCCGTGCCCAACGAGAGGCTTACGCGTTATGCTCGCACAGTCGCCGCTCGACGCAATCCGTGACGCCAGTGCAACCGCGGCGAGCAAGCGCGCTTCAGAGGATGTCGCACGGAACCCACCCCCGCGCTCATCACAGCACCAGGGGGCCGGAACCACGGTTCCGGCCCCCCAAATCTGGTAGCGGGGGCTGGATTTGAACCAGCGACCTTCAGGTTATGAGCCTGACGAGCTACCGGGCTGCTCCACCCCGCAGCCTGCTCTTCACCTCATTCTAACCCGCCCCGGCCGCCCGTCAACCCTTACTTTTTCTTCAGCCACCCCAACCGATCGGCCGTCTGCCGCAGCGTTTCGTGCGGTCCGCTCATCGCCGGCGCAATCTCGTGGCGCACCAGATACTCAAGGTCACCCAGCACACCAAGGATGTCGCCCTTGGCCTTTTCCGCCGCAGCGGGCGCTAGCGCGGCGACCTCGTTCGCGTACTCGGTGGCCATCCGGACGCAGCGCTCCACCACCGCGGGATCCGCGACGTAAATCAGCGACTCCCACAGCCGACGCATTCCCTCGACCCTACGCCCCGCCGCGAGAAGCTTCTCCGCGTCGTCGCGGACCCGCGCCGCCGTCTCCGCACGCTTGGCGCGGATCGCCTCCGGCCGGCGGTAGGGGCCAGTGGTGTAGTCGCCCTCGTAGTCCGGTATTTCGCGGATCCAGATGTTGCGGAACTGCACCGGATTGCCATGGTCCTGCAGCTTGAGCGGCAGTTTGGTCTCATGTTCCTTCGGCTGCGTGCGGCGCCGATGAGTCGAGACGCCTTCGAAGAGCCAGTGATCCTGAACCAGCACGCCATTGTGAAAGACCGTGATCGAGCCGGGACGGACCAGCCGTCCGCCTTCCCACTTCGGCTGATGGAACACGATGTCGTACGTCTGCCATTCCCCGGGTTTGCGGCTCGCATTGACCAGCGGGGGGTTCTCCGCGTAGATCGAGGCGGCCTGGCCGTCCGCGTAGGTGTCATTCTCGTAGCTGTCGAGCACCTGCAGCTCATAGGTGCCCATCAGAAAGACACCGCTGTTGCCTCGCCCCTGCCCCGCGCCTTCGATGGTGGCGGGCGTGCGCCATTCGATGTGAAGCTGGCAGTCGCCGAACGCGCGCTTCGTGCGAATCATCCCCTTGCCCTTGACGACCTCCATCGCACCGTCCACCAGCCGCCAGGGGCAGGGGGAGCCATCCTTGTCGGAAACCCATTCGTCCATGTGGGTGCCGTCGAAGAGGACGATCGCATCGGAGGGGGGCTGGCCGGGAGCAGCGCCGGGGCTGACCACCGGCGGGCGTGGCCGGTTCATGTCATGCACCGCCCACGCGTGGCGGTCATCGGGGGGATCTCCATACAGCGCCGCGAACGAATGCACCGCGAACGTGCACAGAACCGCGCTCCAACACACCGAACGATTCATCGCACACCTCCCGCAGCCGGCCCCGATCAAAGGGGCCCGATGCATCCATCATAGAGGGGGGAGCCCGCCGCGCAAAGTCCGCCGCGCCCGGCTGCTCGGGACAGCGCGTGGGCCCGTGCTGCGAACTGGGCGTCACGGCCGTTCGGTGGCGACCCCTAACCGCATCAGTTCGATCAGCGCGCGGTAGTGGGGATCGCGTTCCAGCAGCACCGCGTGCGGGCCGTCCGCCACGATGCGGCCCTGACGCATCACGAGGATGCGGTCCGCGTCAAGCACGGTACTGAGCCGATGGGCGATCGCCAGAGTGGTGCGGCCGCGCATCAGCCGGCGGATCGCGTCCTGAATGCGCTGTTCAGTGCGGCTGTCCACGTTCGCGGTGGCCTCGTCAAGCACGACGAGCACCGCGGGGTTCGCGAGCACCGCGCGTGCAAGGGCAATCAGCTGCTGTTCGCCGGCGGAGAGTGTGCCGCCGCGCTCGCCCAACGGCGTGTCCAGACCCAGCGGCAACCGCGCGATCAGTTCCTCCGCCCCGACGAAGCGCACGGCCTTCTCAATCTCGCCGCGGGGGGCGCCGGGAACCGCGATCGCGATGTTTTCCGCAACCGTGCCGGAGAAGATGAACGGATCCTGCGGCACCAGTCCGATGCGGCGGCGCAAGTCGGCCAGCCGCAGCTGGCGCAGGTCCTGCCCGTCCAACCGGATCACACCCTCCTGCGGGTCGTAGAAGCGAACCAGCAGTGCCGCTAGCGTGCTCTTGCCGGCGCCGGTCGCGCCCACCACCGCAACGCGCTCGCCCGGGTGCAGCTCGAGATCCACCTCGCGAAGCACCCAGTGGCCGGGTTGGTAGGCAAAACCGACCCGCTCGAACCGGATCGCGCCGCCGCCGACGCTCAGCGGCCGCGGTGCCGGGGGATCAGCGACGCGGATGGTCGCGTCCAACACCTCAGAGAGCCGCTCCGCGGCGACCGCGGCCTGCTGCCAGAGGCCGGCCTTGTCGGCCAGCGCGCTGATCGGCCGGTACAGCTCCCGCACGTATGCGAGGAACGCCGCCAGCACGCCGAGCGAGACGCCGCCCCCGCTCGCCAGGCGCATTGCGCCGCCGACCGCAAGCACCACCGCCAGCGACACCGCCTGCGCGATTTCGAGCACGGGCCAGTAAAGCGTGAACCAGTGCAGCTCGGCGAGGTTCGCGCGGTGCAGTGCGCCGTTGCGCTCGTCGAACTGGCGCAGCGCGCGCGCCTCGCGGTTGAAGAGCTGGATTGTGAACATGCCCGCAATCTGCTCCTGAAGGAGCGAGTTCAGTGCGGAGTGGCGCGCTCGGATCTCGCGGTTCGCGCGGCGAAGCCGCCCGTTCACATAGGCGAGCGCGGCCCAGAGCGGCGGAAGCGAGCCGAGCACCCACGCCGCAAGCCCACCGTGCAGCGCCACCATCGCGACGACCACGCCGGCCAACATCATCACGTCCGCTGCCGCGCCGACGACACCCTCCGTCACAAACCGCTGCACGGACTCCACATCGCTGGTCAGCCGGGTCATCAGCCGGCCCACCGGCGTGCGGTCGAACAACTCGATATCGAGCGCGAGCGCCTTGCGATGCAGGTCGAGGCGCAGGTCGTGCACCACGCGTTGCCCCGCGCGTGCGGTCAGCAGGCTTTCGACGAACCGCAGCCCGAACGCAAGCGCGGCCAGTACCAGAAACGCGGCGCCGTCCCGCAACAGGCCCTGCCAGCGCACGTCGGCGGGAACGGATGTGTCGGTGAGCCAGCGGTCCACCGCGCGGCCAAGAATCCAGGGCAGCGCGTTCACCGCGGCTGACATCGCCAGCAGCAGCCCCACCGAAAGTGCAAGCGCACCTGCGTGTGGCCGCAACCGGCGCGCGAGAGCGCGCAGCACCGGTCCCGCCGGTCGCGCCGCGTCGAGCAGGGGGCCTTCCGCGCTCATGACGCAGCCTCGAGGCCCCGCTCAATGTCCTGCCGCCGCACCAGATCACGGTAGTACGCGCAGCAGGCGAGCAGCTCCTGGTGGGTGCCGGTCGCGGTCACCCGTCCGCCCTCCAACACCACGATCCTGTCCGCCTCGCGCAACGTGGACACCCGGTGGCTGATTACAATCGCGGTGCATCCCGCAAAGACGGGGCGCAGCCGCTGGAGGATCGCCGCCTCGGTTGCCGCGTCCACCGCCGCAAATGGATCGTCGAGCACCAGATAGCGCGGACGGCGCGCGAGAGCGCGACCGAGCGCGGCGCGCCGGCGCTGGCCGCCCGAGAGCGTCACGCCGCGCTCGCCGACCAGCGTCGAATACTGCTGGGGCAGCGCCAGCGCATCGTCGTGCAGGTGCGCGAGCTCCGCCGCAGCCCGGATCCACGCCTCGTCCGGACGGTCGAGCCCAAACGAGAGGTTTCCGGCCAGCGTGTCGGAAAACAATACGGGCTCCTGCGGCACCACGCCGAGCGCCCCGCGCAGCACCGCCAACGGATACTGCCGCAGGTCCCGCCCGCCGATTCGTACCGTGCCCGCCGTCGGATCGCGCGCCCGAGGCAGCAGGGAGACCAGCAGCGACTTCCCCGCGCCGGTGGGGCCGGTGATCCCCACCACTGTGCCGGCCGGGATCCGCAGCGTGATGTCGTCGAGCAGCCGGCGGCCCCCTTCGATCACGCTGACCTGATCAAACTCGATATCCCCCTCCGGCGACGGCGCCAGAGGGTCGGTGTACGGCCCGTCGGCGACGGCAGGTCGTCGCTCAAGCACTTCGCAAATGCGATCCCACGAGGCACGCCCCCGTTGCACAAGGCTCGCGGTCCATCCGATCGCGAGCATCGGCCACTGCATGAAGAGCAGGTACTGCTGGAACTGCACCAGCGCGCCGAGCGTCAGCCGACCGTCGAGCATCATGCGCCCGCCCACCAACAGCAGCGCGAGTGAGCCGACCGCAAAAGAGAATCCGAACAGCGGCCATAGCGGATTCTGGACCCAGCCCAGTCGCAGGTTGCCCCGCACCAGCTCCTGGCTCAGCTCGCTCCATCGCCGCTGCCGTTCCCCTTCCACCGCCAGCGCGCGGATCGTCCGAATGCCGGCCAGGGACTCCTGGCAGAAGTTGCACAGTTCCCCCTGCAGGCGCTGTACCTCCTCGTGGCGCCGCCGAATTCGGCCCAGCATCACAAAAAAAATCAGGATCAGCGGCGGAAACAGTGCCGCCATCACCGCGGCCAGCACCGGCGAGGTCGCGATCATTGCCGCGAACGCCACCACGACCACAGTGACCGAGCGCGCTCCCTGCAGAATGCCCTGGCCAACCAGCTCCCGGACAGTCGCGACATCGGAAGTCAGCCGGGTCATCAAATCGCCAGTCCGCGCATCGCGGTAGAACGCCGGTTCCAGCCGGGTGAGGTGCTGCAGCAAATCCCGGCGCAGGTCGCGCTCGACCTCGTAGCCGATCCGCAGCGGCCAGCGCCGCATCAGCAGCGCACAGCCGGCGCCAGCGGCCGAAACGCCAAGAAACAGCGCGAGCGACCGGCTCAGCGAGCTGCGGTCGACGCGCCCGGCG includes:
- a CDS encoding L-threonylcarbamoyladenylate synthase; its protein translation is MGDWRAVVRTAADTLRAGGIGAFPTETVYGLGARAADARAVARVFEVKRRPTFDPLIVHVGDESGAMALAAEWPESAHRLTRAFWPGPLTVVVPKRPDVPDIVTAGLPTVALRCPRHPVAAELLRALGEPIAAPSANPFGRTSPTAAEHVRETLGSEVDFVLDAGPCTVGIESTIVSLVAARPALLRPGGVPAEEIEAVVGPLDRPREVSPDRPESPGRLPRHYAPRTPLRLVPAGATARPGSGRWGLLVFQRLPEVGGWERVEVLSRVGDLREAAANLFAAIRRLDEANLDGIAAELVPDSGLGLAINDRLRRAAHPGPVE
- the nikR gene encoding nickel-responsive transcriptional regulator NikR, whose translation is MGVVRFTVSLERELVERFDRKIRLEQYPTRSKAVGDLIRASLVRTEWSENEEVAGAIVLVYDHHRRDLVRRLIEIQHDYDDAIISAQHVHLDDANCLEIIAVRGRAARIQMVFRKLKTVKGMKHISLAAGTTGAHLP
- a CDS encoding restriction endonuclease, whose protein sequence is MGKGLAFEIEQHNERVREALHRPLPAMDPTEFEELIGRMLAEIGFEEIEIT
- a CDS encoding DUF1080 domain-containing protein; translation: MNRSVCWSAVLCTFAVHSFAALYGDPPDDRHAWAVHDMNRPRPPVVSPGAAPGQPPSDAIVLFDGTHMDEWVSDKDGSPCPWRLVDGAMEVVKGKGMIRTKRAFGDCQLHIEWRTPATIEGAGQGRGNSGVFLMGTYELQVLDSYENDTYADGQAASIYAENPPLVNASRKPGEWQTYDIVFHQPKWEGGRLVRPGSITVFHNGVLVQDHWLFEGVSTHRRRTQPKEHETKLPLKLQDHGNPVQFRNIWIREIPDYEGDYTTGPYRRPEAIRAKRAETAARVRDDAEKLLAAGRRVEGMRRLWESLIYVADPAVVERCVRMATEYANEVAALAPAAAEKAKGDILGVLGDLEYLVRHEIAPAMSGPHETLRQTADRLGWLKKK
- a CDS encoding ABC transporter ATP-binding protein/permease encodes the protein MSAEGPLLDAARPAGPVLRALARRLRPHAGALALSVGLLLAMSAAVNALPWILGRAVDRWLTDTSVPADVRWQGLLRDGAAFLVLAALAFGLRFVESLLTARAGQRVVHDLRLDLHRKALALDIELFDRTPVGRLMTRLTSDVESVQRFVTEGVVGAAADVMMLAGVVVAMVALHGGLAAWVLGSLPPLWAALAYVNGRLRRANREIRARHSALNSLLQEQIAGMFTIQLFNREARALRQFDERNGALHRANLAELHWFTLYWPVLEIAQAVSLAVVLAVGGAMRLASGGGVSLGVLAAFLAYVRELYRPISALADKAGLWQQAAVAAERLSEVLDATIRVADPPAPRPLSVGGGAIRFERVGFAYQPGHWVLREVDLELHPGERVAVVGATGAGKSTLAALLVRFYDPQEGVIRLDGQDLRQLRLADLRRRIGLVPQDPFIFSGTVAENIAIAVPGAPRGEIEKAVRFVGAEELIARLPLGLDTPLGERGGTLSAGEQQLIALARAVLANPAVLVVLDEATANVDSRTEQRIQDAIRRLMRGRTTLAIAHRLSTVLDADRILVMRQGRIVADGPHAVLLERDPHYRALIELMRLGVATERP
- a CDS encoding ABC transporter ATP-binding protein/permease; protein product: MATDAGSRHRLWAYVRPHRALVAASGVCVLAAVAAQVAAPAVLRRIVDELAAGRVDRSSLSRSLALFLGVSAAGAGCALLMRRWPLRIGYEVERDLRRDLLQHLTRLEPAFYRDARTGDLMTRLTSDVATVRELVGQGILQGARSVTVVVVAFAAMIATSPVLAAVMAALFPPLILIFFVMLGRIRRRHEEVQRLQGELCNFCQESLAGIRTIRALAVEGERQRRWSELSQELVRGNLRLGWVQNPLWPLFGFSFAVGSLALLLVGGRMMLDGRLTLGALVQFQQYLLFMQWPMLAIGWTASLVQRGRASWDRICEVLERRPAVADGPYTDPLAPSPEGDIEFDQVSVIEGGRRLLDDITLRIPAGTVVGITGPTGAGKSLLVSLLPRARDPTAGTVRIGGRDLRQYPLAVLRGALGVVPQEPVLFSDTLAGNLSFGLDRPDEAWIRAAAELAHLHDDALALPQQYSTLVGERGVTLSGGQRRRAALGRALARRPRYLVLDDPFAAVDAATEAAILQRLRPVFAGCTAIVISHRVSTLREADRIVVLEGGRVTATGTHQELLACCAYYRDLVRRQDIERGLEAAS